The Cololabis saira isolate AMF1-May2022 chromosome 18, fColSai1.1, whole genome shotgun sequence genome contains the following window.
CTAAACTTACTATAAAAATGCATGTGTAAAGTTGTCATGGATGGGAAATCTAATTATAGAGCTCAAAAGTGATTTTCACAACTAATTTTTATATTGAACAGAACATTTAAAGAATTAAGCCAAACTTTACAGAAgtaaactgttaaaaaaaataaacacggAGACACTCTGAGTttcattttaacatttaacatatttaaacacTCTGAAGATGGTCTGGACTCTGGTTGGTGGAGTTACAGGTTTTAAAGAGAATCACATCAGTCAGATTAAAATCTGATTTAAAGTTCAGGAGATCTTTGAGAAGACTGAGTCCTTCAAATGAAGGAAATCTGTGCAAAACAGATAAAGGGGCATTGTAATTTTGTTGTAATTTTTGTTGATAAAGGGGTGAGAGAACcacaagaaaacacacaacgggcacacaaacGCCGCCATCTACGCTCacgaaaaagtgatttgaatgtGAAAAGTTGCCGTCCTTCATGCACACGTCAAGGCTGGAGACGCTTGCTGGTGAAGCAGTGAATTACAAAATATGAGGAAaagtgacgtcaacaataagttcacgaccacgtgaaggacacgacagtccccacatcaccagatgcaacagctgcaacaatctcataATCAACCAAATGATTATATAAAGGTAGGAGCTCAAAGATGgaagctgtcaatcacaacgattTAGCTGATTTGCAGCTGGTGAAAAGGTTGTGGACTGGAACAAAGCAGGTGAAACTATTAATGAGGACATTTCCCTCTACTATGTTCAGTCTTACCTAGAATTCAACTGAGAGCAGAGTGATCACAACCTTCACTCCATCACATCGTTTACTGCATCACAAGTTAACTCTATCACATCGTTTACTACGTCACAACCTTCACTTCGTCACATCCTTTACTGCATCACATCATTAACTGCATCACAACCTTCAGTCCATCACATTGTTTACTTACTGTGCACTGGAAGCAGTCTGAGTGCCGCCAACCGTTCAAGTGTTGGCCTCAAGTGTTGCAGAACTGAGTTGTGGGTTCTCTGCGTCGCAGACGGAGCATTGATGACAGTGAGACACTTTCAAAGTCTGTAGCTTATTTGTCAAATGAGCAGGAAGAATATTGATTACGACAAGGACACGTCAGATGCTCTGCCCACAAATGGTTATTGACTCAAAGTCCCAGACATggtcttcatttatttatttatttacagaaaTACTGTATTTATCAAACATTCAGAACCTCCGTCCAACCTGAAGAATCAAAGTGAAGCCACATAAGTgtaatttaagtttattttaatCAGAGTGGAGAGGGAGGAGGGTGATGCTATAGCACCGCGAGAACCCATGAGACCAACGGCGAATTCAAACATGGCTAACTAGACATTTCCTTGTCTTCAGTTGTCTTAAGTAATGCTTGATTCACAACAACAAATATTAAATTAATAGAATAtactaacaacaataataataataataaccatccttgttataataagaataataaattattaattgtttttgtcTTGCCGACGGAGGCCTAAAATTTGTGCGTCTTCCATCGCAGGACCCTTTCATACCCACACTCACCGACAAAGACAAggacactcattcactcatCATTTTCCGCTCCCTGGGGGGTCCAGCACTGCCAGGTAGCCCCCCGGGCaacacggcgagccccgccaggaccCGGGCAACCAAGATagaactaaataaaataattgatacaaaaacacagtttctgGTACAAAGGCTTCGTCTAAAGAACTTTGCACATGCCAACAGATAAGGGAAATGTTTAGGCAAtaaattaaaagtaaacaaggaaaaaacaacTATAACATCCATTAAGGGAATATTACGCATGATCCCTGTTCAATAAACTCAGTCTTCATAGATTTTTACTGTAAATTATACTCATCACAAATCGATCCACCAGACCAATCCATTGATCAGTTTCTTGGAAATATCAACCTACCAAAGTTACATCAAGAgtaggttacgaatttagattccatgaactccatgaagctcttcagcatatgcctaataataaagctccgggcccagatggtttcccagctgaattctataaggaattctggagcatattagcaccaacattttataaaattatCTTAAATGTTAAGGAGAATAAAAGTTTACCctcaaatatgaactctgctaatatcaGTCTCCTGTTGAAACCAGACAAGGATCCtatgctcccatcgagctaccacACAATATCCCTTATAAATGTAGATCTCAAAATAATCAGCTACGTTTTTTCCAAACGTTTGGTAAGAATAACCCATTCTATTATACAGGCTTTATTTAAGGGTAGACACTCTTCTACTAATTCATGTAGactaattaatattatatatcatTCGAATATAAATACTGTAATCTGGAAACTACAATTATATCTCTAGATGCAGAAAAAGCATTCGATCGGGTAAATTGAAAATTTCtcttggcaactttgcataaatttggattggGCAAATCTTTTATTGATTGGATGAAGATAttatatactactactactactactgtcatttagcagacgcttttatccaaagcaacttacatctgagagaacaacacaagcacaaatatATAGCTTTCCCAAGCATATGTAAGAACAAACGAACAAATTTCATCAAGCTTTAATTTGCAAAGAGGTACCAGACAGGGTTGTCCTCTTTCTCCTTCCCTATTTGTGATATTTATTGAGCCTTTAGCAGCTGCTATTAGgcaaaaccaaaatattaaaaggcatacaatgcaaaacattagatCACAAAATAAGACGATGGTGTATTACTCTTCCTCCCGAACTCACAAacctcactatcacagacattTGCCCTAATTGATGGATTTTCATCTATATCTGACTACTCTATCAACTGGTCcaaatccacagttttgtgcATCAACTGGAATTTACAGAATACAGCCACtactaaattacaatcaggaaacattagatatctaggcataaacatctcccctaggctgtcagagttaaccaaactaaattatgttcagctcttaaaaaaaatagaggATGATCTTACCCGATGGAACTCATCACTTTAATACTAGGTCTGCAAACAGtctccatcccacctttttcaggactactttttcccaattttcagttaggttcagaggttcctctttattggaacatcttaccactcaatattagagaatgctcaaacacaaataattaaaaaaaacaaatcacaacttttttgctAACCCAGCTTAACAACTAATTTCTAGTACttctctgcacatcctcatcagattcctgttttttagtaatttagcttattctcttttgttgtcctatgttttacatatctctgtagatattgtttgtttcattataggaggaccactcgacaagcccttatgtgttttttttagttcctcctgcacattttttgttacattgtatttcttcttctttttttctacatactgttcgtctgaatttttggcggttgtatattttttttatgtgcaaataaactaaactaaactaaactctcttcccatttcactcatggggagAATTGCCACCatcaaaatgatggttttaccaaaaataaatgatCTTTTTTCAATGATACCCTTCAAACGTatccgtttttttgtgtttactatattttctcttgtacattgctcatctttctacattttatattgctctgtttttaaattatttagctatttattggttatttctattttaattttttgtataaaccgttgagcgtgtgtgtttggctgctgcacgatttaatttctcctctgggagatcaataacgTCTTGTATTCTATTCTAAACCCCCTTCCTCTTGGTTTAAGTCACCGGATTCATACGTATCAAAATTtctatggaaaaataaaacctcaCGTATTATCTTAAAAACGTTACAAAAAAACTGTGGAGGTTTATACTTACCCAACTTCCAGTACTACTTCTAGGttaataagttacagtatatcttaaaataatgcaaaaatcattctttagatagtcaatggctggattcaGAACAATTGTTTTGCAATGATTTGGAAATCTCAGATTTACCATTTATCAGTCAAAACATCAAGCatcataaatgctttaaaagtgTTATTAGCTCAACTCTGACAACCTGGTGGGACTTCCTTAAAATAACCAAAGTCTCACTTTCTCCATGTGATCGCACACCCATCTGGTACAACCTAGACATTCTGAAAAATGGTAAAAAAGATGGTGAACTTTactcaatggagagaccaaggaatacAGTACCTACAACATAAGTGGACATTTTGTACCTTTTAACACACTGTTCAACATGGAATTAgcagtaaaacatttttaaaaatacaaaGTCCATAATAAGTAATAAGTATCTGCAACTTCCTATTAAGGTAACAGAATTACTTAATCTAAACACCCCAAAATTACTATCAAAACTGTACAGCTTAATGTCCAAAATACATAACTCAGTCTCTCTTCTGATCTCGAAATGGGAGGCGGACTTATGTCTCAACACTAATCaaatttcttggtcacaaatatgtttaaatactttcactacaagaatccaaacttgcaacttatacagtacaaagttatttacagaatacattatacaggacaaaggatgttccagatgggcttcgTCACCTTtaatatctgctcacagtgcacagagaacactcctgataattatatgcatgctttatggttttgtgcACCTGTGCAGAGGTTCTGGATGGAGATATGTgaagatttatccacatggctcaATTACAGAATTCCTGAAGGGCTGCTAGTTTGTGCCGGGCCTCCAGGGGGAGATGGGAATGGTGAGAGAATtattgtccatgtctttgtcagtgagtgtaTGGTGGTGTCTGTGGGGGTGGGtgtcctgcgatggactggcggcctgtccagggtgtacccccctgcctctcaccttgtcggcttctggtctctcaggttgtgccctccctcctccactctagttacagttcaggtagagccttgttttcactttgcacacacagttacacagacatttacacctgctcactcacctacatactcaccccacagttttgggggaaagATAATCGGAGTggcctagtcttgattcagtctcagggacctgaaatggttcccgtttctgtttgtttgttttctctcttgcagattccaaaaggcttgtgtgcccgttgtgtgtttttctgtgtttctctcctttcagacttgcagcggaTGCCACCACCCCGATCCCCCTCATATAtatgttgaaaataaaaaaagttaattttaatcatcagtctgtcagaggtcCGACGAGGTTAATGTGTCACTCTTATACTTTTTCTCCTAAAACTTTACTACatattcaaaatgtattttcatataAGTATACttcttttatactttaaatGTTTCAGGACAAGATGATTTGtagatatttgtatttttcctcAAAAATCGACCCGGAACTCTGCAGAGATGAAGAAAGCAGCCCGTCCACAGGCATGGCCAAGGAGACCTGGACCACTCAGACCTGGCCCGGTGAGACCCAAACCAGTGACACCCGGTCACATTATGATCATgtgatttttattatgtttgacaaaacaaaaacaggattGTTAAGTTGTTGTCAGCTCTCACATGATGCAATCGTAAAAAGATGGAAGGCAGTACATGACTAAATGatcaaaacaaatgtaaaaaatacaATCACTTCTGAGGTCTCATTCAGTCTCTTCTGGCACTCTTGAAGTTGGTCATGTGTGGTTTCAGAAGCTCTCAAACATGAGGTGATTCATGGACCCGAGTCCAGTCTCCAGAGTCCTTCAGGCCTGAAGCTCTGCTCTTCTGCAGGTCCTCACATGGTGAAGGAAGAGCCGGTGTCATTGGATCCGTCCACCGAGCGGCGCACTGAGGAAACATACATCTCAGAGGTGACTCTGGAGAAGCGGCGGGGAGTGATATACTTCTTCCCCAGACACCACAGGTCCTGGAAGATCCTCCTGAAGTGGTTCCTGAACCTGACCCCCACAAAGGCGTACAGCACCGGGTTGAGGCAGCAGTGCAGGTATGCGATGGACTGCATGACGGTCAGCGCTGTCTGCAGTATGTCCACATCGTCGCATTCACCGATTTGGAACTTGATGGCGGTTTCGTAGAGCAGACCCACGTTGTAGGGCAGGTGGCACAGCACAAACACCACCACTACTGCCATCACCACCCGCACCGCCTTGTGTCGCTGGAAGTTCTTGGCCTTCATCAGCGTAACGATGACGGCAGTGTAGCAGAAGACCATGATGAGCAGCGGCAGGAAGAAGCCTACCGCCAGTTGGATGCTGGGAATGGCCAGCTTGGCCACCACGGCGAGCTCTTTATTCTCACTCTTGAATTCACAGACGGCCCACTGACCCGTCAGGTTTTGAGCCGTGAAATTTGAGCCGTTGAGCATCATGTGCCCCGGCGTGTACCTCTGGTAGAAATAGAAGGTGGGCACGGACACCAACAAAGCGAAAGCCCAGATGACGACACAGATGATGCGGCTGTAGGACAGTGAGCGCAGCCCGAAGCTGCGGCGGGCCTGCACGATGGCGATGTAGCGGTCGGTGCTGAtgcaggccagcagcagcatGCCACTGTACAGATTCACACTGTAGGAACCACGCAGCAGCTTGCACGCCACTGACCCCATGGGCCACGATGACATGTCATTGTAGACGAGCAGCGGCAGCGACAGCACGAACAGCAGGTCAGCGATGGCCACGTTGAGCAGGTAGATGTCAGTCATGGACTTGGTCCTCTTGTAGAACATGTAGGTGACGATGACCAGGCTATTCCCAACAAAACCtaggatgaagatgatggaGTGAACATACGGGCCGACTACGAGGCTCACGCCGTTGTTCATTTTGAAGGAACACGGGGGACTAAAACTGGAATTGTCGTAGTCATAGTCGTTGTAGTAGTCCAACAGGTTGTACATCTCTTCTGTTACGGCCATCTTGTctcactagaaaaacaacaagagaCAACGTCAGTCTGACTTCTCATGGATTCAAATTCTCAAAGTGAGACTAAAGAAACGTCTTTAAGTTCAACATCAGAAACGGTTTTGAAGATGGATGGTAACTGACGGTATCCTGCCTTACTTGCATCTTTCTTTGTACGTGTCATGGGAGGGGAGCAGTACTGGGTCAACCAGAACATGACGAAGAAGACCATTGAACTGACACCAGCACCTGGTGTAAACCATGACCAGTAGAACTGAAACAATGACTATCCTAACTGACACCAGGATTAGTAGAACTGACACTGGGAccagtagaactgaaaccaggactagtagaactgaaagaAGGACTGGTCGAACAGAAACAAGGACTAGTAGATCCGAAACTAGGACTAGTAGATCCGAAACTAGGACTAGAAGAACTCCTTGGTCCTGCAGTCATTCGGTCACCTGGTTTCAGGACTCAGTTGTTCATAGTGGCACATAGATCAACCACGCGTAGCAACCTTCGTGACCAAGTAACGGACGGCCAAGCCTGGAGG
Protein-coding sequences here:
- the ccr6a gene encoding C-C chemokine receptor type 6a; the encoded protein is MAVTEEMYNLLDYYNDYDYDNSSFSPPCSFKMNNGVSLVVGPYVHSIIFILGFVGNSLVIVTYMFYKRTKSMTDIYLLNVAIADLLFVLSLPLLVYNDMSSWPMGSVACKLLRGSYSVNLYSGMLLLACISTDRYIAIVQARRSFGLRSLSYSRIICVVIWAFALLVSVPTFYFYQRYTPGHMMLNGSNFTAQNLTGQWAVCEFKSENKELAVVAKLAIPSIQLAVGFFLPLLIMVFCYTAVIVTLMKAKNFQRHKAVRVVMAVVVVFVLCHLPYNVGLLYETAIKFQIGECDDVDILQTALTVMQSIAYLHCCLNPVLYAFVGVRFRNHFRRIFQDLWCLGKKYITPRRFSRVTSEMYVSSVRRSVDGSNDTGSSFTM